The candidate division KSB1 bacterium genome window below encodes:
- a CDS encoding DUF1684 domain-containing protein, which yields MIFIILLFLLCFSCQEPPPVGEIDFVAQIEKHRREKDASFKISEDSPIPDERKTKFQGLSYFAIDLNYRFQVRLHPYSQKETFEIVTSSGMLRETMKYGYFKFKVDSSQCVLQVYKLLDIQSNYPNYLFVPFLDATTGKESYAGGRYLDFEENDSGIYTLDFNLAYNPSCAYGKAGYNCPIPPAENRLNVAIYTGERYSTF from the coding sequence ATGATTTTCATTATTTTACTTTTTCTTCTATGCTTTAGCTGCCAGGAACCCCCGCCAGTCGGTGAAATCGATTTTGTGGCTCAAATTGAAAAGCATCGCCGGGAGAAAGATGCTTCTTTTAAAATATCAGAAGACTCTCCGATTCCGGACGAACGTAAAACTAAGTTTCAGGGGCTGAGTTACTTTGCCATCGATTTGAATTACCGATTTCAAGTCCGCTTGCATCCTTACAGTCAAAAAGAGACTTTTGAAATTGTCACCAGTTCCGGCATGTTGCGCGAAACCATGAAATACGGCTATTTCAAATTCAAGGTTGATAGCAGCCAGTGTGTTCTGCAGGTCTACAAACTTCTGGATATTCAAAGTAATTACCCAAACTACCTTTTTGTGCCTTTCCTCGACGCAACCACAGGCAAGGAAAGCTATGCCGGTGGCAGGTATTTGGACTTCGAAGAAAACGATTCCGGAATTTACACCTTGGATTTTAATCTGGCCTACAACCCTTCGTGCGCTTACGGCAAAGCCGGTTACAATTGTCCAATTCCACCCGCAGAAAATCGATTGAATGTTGCGATTTATACCGGTGAGAGATATTCAACCTTTTGA
- a CDS encoding nucleotidyltransferase domain-containing protein, with amino-acid sequence MPRNRNSNTLLNEITNRILHAGEPLKIVLFGSRAQNKAQNDSDYDFLIIEDSNQPRYKRAAKYRRRLRGMGFSKDIVVWTPEEVEQWRNVSNAFITTALREGIVLYER; translated from the coding sequence ATGCCTCGGAATAGAAATTCAAACACTCTCCTCAATGAGATTACTAACCGAATATTACATGCCGGGGAACCGCTTAAAATAGTCTTATTTGGATCACGTGCACAAAATAAAGCTCAAAATGACAGCGACTATGATTTTCTAATTATTGAAGACTCAAACCAGCCACGTTATAAACGAGCAGCAAAATACCGCCGGAGATTGAGGGGGATGGGTTTTTCCAAGGATATTGTAGTTTGGACTCCCGAAGAGGTGGAGCAATGGCGTAATGTTTCCAACGCATTTATAACGACTGCCTTAAGAGAAGGAATTGTTCTCTATGAAAGATAA